A single Oncorhynchus nerka isolate Pitt River linkage group LG10, Oner_Uvic_2.0, whole genome shotgun sequence DNA region contains:
- the LOC115135461 gene encoding arylsulfatase I-like, which translates to MHAVTSLSMVSLLSFGYLSMDWIKPNQVEEHTQNDASITFEPKQPPHIIFILTDDQGFNDIGYHNPDIRTPTLDKLAAEGVKLENYYVQPICTPSRSQLITGRYQIHTGLQHSIIRPRQPNCLPLDMTTLPQRLQEAGYATHMVGKWHLGFYRKECLPTRRGFHSYFGSLTGSVDYYTYGSCDGPGLCGYDLHEGETVAWGRGGKFSTHLYTQRVRKILSTHDPSHQPLFMFLSLQAVHTPLQSPKAYIYPYRGMGNVARRKYAAMVSIVDEAVRNVTYALRKYGYYRNSVLIFSTDNGAQPFTGGSNWPLRGRKGTYWEGGVRGVGFVHSPLLRHKRRVSKALLHITDWYPTLVGLAGGNVSQTEGLDGYNVWPTISEGRESPRLEILHNIDPLHRRSGLASGSGQEAQHVWDTSVQAAIRVGDWKLLTGDPGHGDWVPPQVLANFPGSWWNLERNTEGTGKSVWLFNITGDPYERSDMAVQRPDVVKKLLERLAYYNCTAVPVRFPADDPRANPDRNGGAWVPWVGGDEDEPKWNGVYKKGRNKKKKKCKLCKLRSFFKKLNTRIMSNRI; encoded by the exons ATGCACGCAGTTACCAGCCTCTCAATGGTCAGTTTGCTAAGTTTTGGCTACCTATCCATGGACTGGATCAAGCCGAATCAAGTGGAGGAGCACACTCAAAACGATGCCTCTATTACGTTTGAGCCTAAGCAACCACCACACATTATATTCATACTTACGGATGACCAAGGCTTCAATGACATAGGTTATCACAACCCGGACATTCGGACTCCAACTCTGGACAAACTGGCCGCGGAGGGGGTGAAGCTGGAGAATTACTATGTTCAACCTATCTGCACTCCGTCACGCAGTCAGTTGATCACGGGCAG ATACCAGATCCACACAGGCCTCCAGCACTCTATCATCCGGCCTCGCCAGCCCAACTGCCTCCCTCTGGACATGACCACGCTCCCACAGCGGCTGCAGGAAGCGGGGTACGCTACTCACATGGTGGGCAAATGGCACCTTGGCTTCTACAGGAAGGAGTGTCTGCCCACGCGCCGAGGCTTCCACAGCTACTTTGGCTCTCTGACGGGCAGCGTGGACTACTACACGTATGGCTCCTGTGACGGACCAGGCCTGTGTGGCTACGACCTCCACGAGGGTGAAACCGTGGCCTGGGGCCGTGGAGGCAAGTTCTCCACCCACCTCTACACGCAGAGGGTACGCAAGATCCTATCCACTCACGATCCGTCCCACCAGCCCCTGTTCATGTTCCTCTCCCTCCAGGCTGTCCACACGCCCCTTCAGTCACCCAAGGCCTACATCTACCCCTACCGCGGGATGGGGAACGTAGCCAGAAGGAAGTACGCAGCCATGGTGTCCATCGTCGACGAGGCTGTGCGCAATGTCACCTACGCTCTGCGCAAGTATGGCTACTACCGCAACAGTGTGCTCATCTTCTCCACGGACAACGGTGCCCAGCCGTTCACTGGGGGGAGTAACTGGCCCCTGCGAGGGCGTAAGGGGACCTACTGGGAGGGAGGGGTCCGTGGGGTGGGCTTCGTACACAGCCCCCTGCTGCGTCACAAGCGGAGGGTTTCCAAGGCCCTCTTGCACATCACTGACTGGTACCCAACCCTGGTTGGTCTGGCTGGGGGTAACGTGTCACAGACTGAAGGTCTTGACGGCTACAATGTATGGCCAACTATCAGTGAGGGCAGGGAGTCCCCACGCCTGGAGATCCTCCATAACATTGACCCACTCCACCGGCGCTCTGGCCTGGCGTCTGGGTCTGGACAGGAGGCCCAGCATGTGTGGGACACCTCGGTCCAAGCTGCCATCCGGGTGGGGGACTGGAAGCTGCTAACAGGGGACCCGGGCCATGGAGACTGGGTCCCACCACAGGTACTGGCCAACTTCCCAGGCAGCTGGTGGAACCTGGAGCGGAAcactgagggaacagggaagtcTGTGTGGCTCTTCAACATCACAGGAGACCCCTATGAACGCAGTGACATGGCTGTGCAGAGGCCTGATGTGGTCAAGAAGCTGCTAGAACGTCTGGCCTACTACAACTGCACTGCCGTCCCTGTTAGGTTCCCCGCCGACGATCCCCGGGCCAATCCAGACCGCAACGGGGGGGCCTGGGTACCCTGGGTCGGGGGGGACGAGGACGAGCCGAAATGGAACGGGGTTTATAAGAAAGGGaggaataaaaagaagaagaaatgcAAGCTGTGCAAACTGAGATCCTTTTTCAAGAAACTGAATACAAGGATAATGTCCAATAGAATATGA
- the LOC115135462 gene encoding NADH dehydrogenase [ubiquinone] 1 alpha subcomplex subunit 2-like has protein sequence MAAAVVRGIGSNLAKNLRELRLHLCQTSPASQGARDFVEQHYVELKKANPTFPILIRECSGVQPKLWARYDFGKESSVALDNMNADQVAKALETVVKSKA, from the exons ATGGCCGCTGCCGTAGTACGAGGCATTGGCTCTAACCTTGCTAAAAACCTTCGAGAGCTTCGTCTACATTTGTGCCAGACATCGCCTGCGAGTCAAGGAGCAAG GGATTTTGTGGAGCAGCACTATGTGGAACTGAAGAAGGCAAACCCCACATTCCCCATCCTCATCAGGGAGTGCTCAGGTGTTCAGCCTAAGCTTTGGGCAAGATATG ATTTTGGTAAAGAGAGCAGTGTGGCCCTTGACAATATGAACGCTGACCAAGTGGCTAAAGCGCTGGAGACAGTTGTGAAATCAAAAGCATGA